In Amblyomma americanum isolate KBUSLIRL-KWMA chromosome 8, ASM5285725v1, whole genome shotgun sequence, the DNA window GGCATAAAAATTGGCTGTCACTGAGCTAAAGTAGGTCGTGAAGACTGTCCTCTTCCAGAAACCTGAGCGGACTCCGACTCTTAGCATTGTCCGTTAGCGATAAAGAAAGGTGTCCCTTCCTTGCAGCCATAATTCCAACCTCCAGTAATCGTCTTATTCTCGAGTTCATTGTTCTTGGGCACGTGGAGGGGCCGGCGTTCTCCTAATCCCGACCCTGGAGAATTTAAGCTTTCAGTTATTGTTGCCAGTGCGATGAAAAGAATTTACAATGAAAATTATACTTAGCGTTCTCACGTGAGACCTCATTCCTTCTTGATTCCACGTGCCAAGTGTCCTCGCTCATCCCCGTATGGCGGTCATAGTGAAGTTCGACCGAAGCTTCTTGCGAAGAACACGAGAATGGtaaacaggaaaagaaatacgGGTAGTGTGGTTTATCTCTCTTAACTGCGATTCGTCCCTCAATCTTTTTAAGCTACTTCTCATTCCCACTTTATTTTGTGCAGTTTATAATCCCTTATAAATAAACATTCAACGTGTAGCTGTGAAACGCTCTCTTCTCTCTGTGTGTTACTCTTAAAAAGAGTGTCCGCAATTAGTAGCGCTTTTCCAGGCATGCACGTTTCCGACCAGTCGCTTAGCGTCCATCACCCTTCATCTGCTATCTTTAGCTACTGAAAAACAAGATCACATTACGAATATCTCCGAGCTCGCACAGAACCCGTTAGCAAAACATTAAGTTGCTGGTGAAAATAAGAACCACAGCAGTTTATCAGCAGCTATATCAGTAAGAGTAACTGGAGAAGTGCAGCTGGCTAGCGCAATATCTGTGCAGACGCGATAACCCCTCGACGGCGCAGTGGCCTGTCGAAAGGATGACTTTCCTCATCAGTTAAACCCCTTCACATCGCGTTGCCTTCAAAACTATCATTTGGCAACACTTCAATCGCCTCGTATTTCTAAACTACTGCGCAATAGGCTCAACGCATGTGCCTTTGCAGCCTTCTTTGACCATTCTCATGTGTATTCAGCACTTAGTCTCACGTGCGCGTTGGCAACGTTACGCGTGGAGAAACCAAGCGCCGAACATCGTAAACCCTTCCTCGAAGAGCAAATGTACGAAGCTTTCAAGAACTATTCCATCAAAGAGAATGCTTGTGCATTGCACAGGATTGCGTTTCTTCAGACGCCAAGGCAGGACCATCAACACTTAGACATAGGTTGCGGTCCAGGAGCGTTTACAAGGGATTACCTGGTTCCTCGATCTTGGCCCTgcaagaacattgtagccgtcgACAAGTCTCGCCAAATGATTGAGTACGCCAGGCAGAACAGTGACCACGAAAACATTACATTCGAGATATTCGACTTCGGCGGACAGGACATTGAAGACATGATAGCGAACTACGGCACCTTCGACCGCATCTACTCTTTTCTGAATTTCCAAGGCGTCAAAGATGGGCGGAAGGCCTACGTGGACCTGTCCCGACTGCTGACTCCAGGATCAGGAGAGTGCCTGATATTCTCCGGCGTTTCAAACTCTTTTACCGATGCTTGGATGCAGATGCACCTGATGGACCGGTGGCGACAGGTCATTCCTGTAAGTACTAATCCAGTGCACTGCAGTGCGACGTTACTCTTGGAAAGCGCTTATGCCTTGACAAAAATTTGGTTCAACGAAATAGTCCCCATGCGAGCAGTGCTGACAACTTTTCTTtggtcatttttcattttttgtcacCGCTAATGACGGGCCAGTGATGCACACTGTGGCATACCTCTCTTTGTAGCCTCTTGTTCGAGAGGTGTGGTCGTGGATACATTTAGCTGATTTCAGAATACCAGCGTTATTAAATCTAATGACCGACACATAAGTCTTATCTCATTAGTGCCAATGACCCTTTAGCTAAGCATGTTTGTGCCTTTGGCCTTTAATAACAGCTTCATAAAGTGTTTCttggaacaataaaaaaaatgagcgaATAATTGTTACGAAAGTTTTTTTTAGATGCCATTGCAGAACACTCTGCAGGTGGCAAAACTCTCTAGTTATTAAGTGCTTATTGCAAAAATTGCAATGGAAGCGCAAAGAAACTTGATAATTTATACGTGTGGTGCCATACAGCACTGACACCAAGTGTTGTCTTTCAATCCTACAATTTCGTAGAAGACCATGGCTGTGAAGCACGGGCGTTAAGATGACACCACTGAAGCACTTTTAACAAGTACAATAACTCTTCTTGATTTTCAGGACCCAATGTCTTGTCTGTCAGATTACCACAAATTCATGCTCGACAACAACTTCGGCAAGATTGAGTCTGAGATAAGAGGACTCGTCACCGACGCCGAAATGGAGACAATTGCATGCCACGTATTCGAAAGCGAATGGCCCTTTCCTAACGTGAAAACATTTCTCGGTGAGAGATTCCGTTTGTTcttgttttctctcttttctcttaAGCACGCAGGTGTAAACGATTCTAAGCCTTATGATTCAACCTATCTTGCGAATTCTTTAACGATTTTCTAACGAAGCTCTCGACATCCAGCTACTCAGCCGAGATGTATTTGATGCAGGCTTGTGCAACACCGAAGTTATTAAAAGCTGCTTTCAAATTTTCCAGACTAGTCAAGCGTACTGCTGAGGAAACGAATTTTTAAATCACATTTCCTGCCTTTGCAAGCCCGCTGTCAACAAAATATATCACTGCTTATAGAGTTCTATAGAGTTAATGAACCAATTTCGTCATTTAAGTTACCAATTTCGAGCAAAATATTGAAGCTATCTTGATGTTCCCGCAACCACCTGAATATTTATCCCTAATTTTATTCGTTGCTAATTTGTTTTTGTTATCTTTCTATTGCGTCAAAAACACGTTGAAAGGATGTTTCGAATACAATTATCGCGCGTGCGTTCTGCGCATAatttgcttataaatcagcagcgTTTGTTTGAGTGCTAGTTCGTTCATATTTTCAAGGGTTAATAAACAGTCTTCAGTTAAATGCTTTCGTGTCTCCTATATGTGTTGCGCTAAAAAGTATTCCgtcttcaaaaaaagaaaatcatttttaaaaCCGCACTAATTCATATCTTCATCCTGCCGCCGAGGCCCACGGGCTAAGGTGTTCTGTTAAAAAACGCAGTCACGTGATTTAATCCCGATCACGTCAGTCTCGTCTCAGTTgcggaaaaatgcaaaaaacccTTGTGCAGCACGATGCCCCAGAATATATTAAAAGAAAACTACCAAGTCTTAGTTATTTGCTTACATGCaccacatacccagcaattctagataaaagcatttttgagcgtgaaagcgttatgaacgcaatttttttcatataatgcaaggtttcactgtaacaatcaatatatccgcaggtcacccgacggcagtcatgtattttttttttctattcacgtttttgcagTCGTCAAAAgtgctccccattggttttctatggcagtcttgactcTTCGATGTTATCGgtagaaacactttaaaagaaatattttgctacatctCAGAATAacggaccattatcttcaatattttcataacagtgtcgtacaattttctaattttcagaacttttgcctgagaaagctcGGCTTGACAAGAAGTttgtttataagggtttaacgtcccaaagcgactcaagctatgagggacgccgtagtgaagggctcccgaaatttcgaccacctggggttctttaacgtgcactaacatcgcacagcacacgggcctctggaagttcgcctccatcgaaatttgaccgccgcggccgggatcgaacccgcgtctttcgggccagcagctaagcgtcataaccacacagccaccgcgacggctcttGACAAGAAGAGAATATGAAACTTTCCGTGGTGGGGAAACGTCACATTTATTATAATTTTCACTAGCCAGTACACTGATCGTTATTCAATAATTATTTTGCATTTCAGAATCGTCATTCAACGTCATACCATTTGTGCAGTCAATTCCCGAATGCGACATCGAAGATGCGAAGACTGATTGGGCACGCTTGATGCAAGCATCGGCCGCCAAGCAGCGCAGCGGATTCACAGCGAAGATGGTCTTCTACTGCTTGCATGCGAAATCAGCCTCATGAGCCACGACAAGTATGAGTCTCAAAAACTTGAGAAATGAGTCTGTTTTGCGTAGTTCTTCCCTTTAGAACTTCAAAACAAAGCGCATACCATTGAATGTACGCTGGTTTGAATCGACTCATGCCTGACTATACTATTTAGCTTCCCTTATAAGCTTTTGTGTTAGCAGAACCGCGGGATTGAAAACTGAGGAGAACGCAGTAACCTATGGTAGGAAGCACATCTAATAGGTGTTACGTTAAGAGAAAGGAAAAGAGCCGAGTGAGTCATGGAACAAGCCCCGGGTAAATGATAGTGTACTCTACATTTAggcaggcggatgagattaggaggggaggggataaggtggccacaggtGGCACAGGACGGATATGACTGCAGAGTAATGGGAAATACCATTTTCCTGCACTGGGCGTAGTAGGCCTGATAATGATAACTTTCAGGAGGTAATTAAGTATTTCCTAAAAAAGGACTATGTGCCAATATTTGCGGTGATCAGATTACCAACAAGCGAAGAATCTTGTACAAATAAAGTGTCTGTAGCAATATCACTGACTTGCTTCTCTATCAAGCACCGTTCTTGTGTACATTGTCTGCAATTTTATCTAAATGAGGTCGTGCTGATGTCTAAAAGGAGCAAAGGAAATGTTACCGACCAAAAATGATGTTGTCAACATATTGTTACAAGAAACCGTGCGTTCTACTAATCTAACAAGTGACGCACACAAACGTGTCCAGAAATGACCATTTCTTCCAGAAACAGTGTCGCATTGTAGTGAGAATCCTATCAATAAAACAATGGTGCGTAATCTCTGATAGTGATAATGAAGCTTTCCTAGAGGCGGAGGAGGAGCTGCTGCTTGGTACATAGGAATTGCGGCCTAGTCGAGCTGTTCACGACAGCTTTTCCTGGAACTCCTCACTCACTGTAAGCTTGGGGACATAAATAAAGCGATTATTATTACACCGTCGAAGACTTTGAAGCGCGGTCCCTTCTGCGTATTGCACCGCTTTCAACGTCATTTTCGGCACAAGGAGGATCTCTTCTCGTGCTTTTGAAGATCCCGTTTAAATTACAAGCGTTCACTTCTAACAAAAATCAGCCCACGCCACTTTTTATAACCATGAAGCATTAAATCGCGCAACTAATGAGTCAAAGATTTTCAGAAAACGAGTGAGCACATAAAGAATTATTCTCTTGCATCCTTTTGTGGCATAAATGCATAACTCCTCATGCCTAGCTTATCCAATAAACTGTCTTTGTCCGCACAACATGCTTGTGGCTCCGTGCCCTTTTATATTTTCCGGAAATGTTGACGTCACGATACGATGGCACAAAATTTCCAAGCCCTCTATCAAGATTTCCGACAGTCTATGAGAGATGCGTATCTTATTTACTAGCGCGTCTAGCTGCAAACACTGTTAGGGCTGGGATATTAATAGTGCAGCGTTTGTGCTAAAGGACGCTATCCAAAAAGGGCGTTTGTGGAAGGATGCTTCCAGCTATCTTCGGTAGAAAGTCGTTGCGTCGCAAGTCACAGCATGTTGTAATGGCAGGAATGCTGGGGGCCTGAACTTTTTTAATTTGAGCAAGGCGTCGTCATAAAGCAATAAAGACTCCCAACCAAAAGGGAACACATAAAACATCGCTGAAAACAATGTGTCAGGAATGAAATATAGAGAGTAAGAGGAATCCTGTTATTCTGTGGGTTTAGACAAGGACGACATAATGGGATCTCGTCATTCTGTAGCGCCACGAATAATGAAAAAACGaagccaaaggaaaaaaaaaacgtcagtgTCGTAAAAAAAAGCATTAATAGAATATTAAAGAACGTTTGTGCTTTGGTGAACGCGCACTACGTTTTCTTCAGTAAAGGTAGTTAATGCAGGGTTAGAGCACGAGATTACAAAATTTGAATTTGTATTTACAGTGCATTCCATATTTGCAGGGTATAGTGCCCGATTCTCCAAAGGTCACTGAACTTCCATACGACGCTCTCGTCTTCATgccagaaaagaaacaaaaaaactttttttatttcggtcaagtaaaaaaaaaacagctgggaGTAGCGGCCGCGAGCGGCATGCCAGCAAGCAGACATAGCGGACAGCGTGCTGCAGACATGTAAAGCTGCGAGACAAGTAAGGCAAGCAATAATTTTAAAACTATTTACTAACATGCAATGAAGTCAAATTTCGAGACGTTGACCTTGAGCGTATGTGAAATCATGTTAAGTACTCAGGTATTGCTCGGAATTGATTGTAATAATTTCCTTATGTTGCAAAAAGTTCCAAGATTTAACGCTTTTACTTGTTTTACAGTTCACTTCGCAAAGTAGGCTTTCATTATGCGAACACGACAAAGAGATCGTCAACGACCGCACGGCTTGAGCCAACGTGTCCACATGCACACACCTGTGCGAAGGTCGACCGTAATAGCGTACACGTACACTCAGGAGATAAGGGTCGCCAGGGGAACTGCGATGGCAGCGATTTTATTCGCACCGTATCTCCGCGCTGCAACCTGCTGCACCGGCGCCAGTTTCAGCTCCTCCTCAAGTGTCGTCTGGCAACTTGCCTTTCTAGGCAGCCACATAACTAGTCGAGTGTGACGTATCGTAAAGCAGGAAACACAAAGGAAGCACTAAACACTCTCCTAAACGCAGATGCCTACACCTGTTTACAGGAGTACCCGGTGCGAGAAAACTTCTCTCCCTAAAAAAATCAACTTCAGAAACGCTCCGATAGCATACCAGCAGCTCAGCGGGTTCGCGCATGCGTGCCAGGCAATGATGCAGACGACGTCGCTGCGCCcaacgttactattggctgcgccatcggccagAGACACCCAGCGGATCTTGCGTAAACACGTTACTTCCGGCGCACTTTCTGGCGTTCAGCTTGGGTAGCGAGAGCCTCTTCGGAGCTTTCCTTCCTTCACGCCTACGCTCGTTTCGAGGACTACGCGTCAAGAGGAAGCTtcatttctttgaaaaaaaaaagccacataCAGTGTCGTTCCGAAACTTGACCAACAGCACTTGGAAGTCGGCTGCGGTGCGGGTGGCTTCACGTAGAGACACATTCTGAAGCGCTGCTCGCCTTGCTTGAGGCTCGTAGCAGGGGATATATCCCCTGCAAAGATGATGTCGTAATGAAGACGCCGCAGAATCCTATACACTATTACGACGTCGTCGATGTGTAGACGGGACCTCTGGAGAGTTTTGTTAGGAAGAATCCACTCATTCTATTTCATCATCCACTCATTCCGTATCCACTCATTCCTATGTTTCCATTACATTAACCGAGAGAAAGGGCGGGCAAGTATACGTGTGAAGCTTGTTAGAGgatggtaatttttttttaaccagcaGCTTACAAACTCCTCTACTCAAACCGTAGGTCAAGTAAACAAAACAGAGCCATGGAAACCTTCCATCCCTGTGAGTAACATGCTGTTATTAATTTTGGACGTCGATGATCGCGAAAAGTAGGAAAATTTCGGCATATGACGCGGCACAATATTTTACCTCAGTGTAGTAAGGTTATATCAAACATATTCTTCGTGATGACAGTTTTTTTTCGCTAGTCAAGCGCTGCCAGCTTTGGTAAGATCGTAGCTTAGTCATCGATATAACTCTTAGAGTACTGCACTCTTCGTTCGAGGTAAAACGATACTAATGCTCTTCTAAACGCCTGCCTTGTGCCTTTGACCTGTGACAGGCTTCCTACCTCTCCACAAGTCCGGAACGCCGTATAAAGTACGCGCCTTATCAGTGCCTATTTCTGCGAAAACAGCCGACGGCCATTATCTGTAGCTGTTATTCTCAAGCTGATTGCAGAAGGTATTGTCCGAAAGTTGAAATTGCCAAGTTGACTGCATCAGATACAGTGACGTGGCTCCTTTAGCTACCTGTTATCTTGAAACGTCAAGAGGCTTTCGCGAAGGGTTCCGGCCCAACTATTACTTACACCTAGAAACAACCGATATACTCACCTCTTAGCTTAGCGTCCGGACCGACCATGTCTACCACAGAAGAGTCGACGTCGTACTACTCCCGCGATTTTATCGATGCTAAGAAATATGCTTCTTTAGAGCGCCATTCGATGCAAGAAGGTGCCAACGCTCTCGAACGAATTACCTTTCTTCAAACGCCGAAAGAAAGTCACCAGCACTTGGACATAGGTTGCGGTCCAGGCACCTTTACAAGGGACTATCTTGTACCTCGCTCACTACCTTGCAAGCGGTTAGTAGCCGTGGACACGTCACCGTTGATGATCGAATTCGCTAAAGCCAACTCAAGCCATGACAACATAATGTTCGACGTCTTCAACTTTGGCAACCAGGATGTGGAAGAGCTGATGGCAAAGTACGGCCGTTTCGACCGCGTTTATTCATTTCTGTGCTTTCACTACATCAAGAACCAGCTTAGTGCGTACAAGGACTTGGGCAAGGTTCTTACTCCCGGATCTGGAGAGTGCCTCGTTGTCGGGGCCGTCAGTGCTGCTTCTGCAGACTCATGGCTCCAAGTTCATCTGATGAATCGTTGGCGAGACATGATACCGGTAGGTGCAAGGAAATATTTGTCACTTACTACAGAACCCAATCTTTGGGGCCTTGCTGTCTGCATACATCAGGCGTGCAGAAGACAGCTTTGGCATACGGTGCTGCGTTTAATGCATTTTGACCTGCAGACGTCTACCCCAGATATACACGGTATTTCACCGAAGACTGGACATAACTTTTTAAAATAGTATTTTGAGCTAGAACAGCGttttttcggcatatcattgtCAACGGGTCAGTACATTAGAATACacctaagatgtgctaactagcaggctggttaactaacaaTGAACACTTAACTTTTTATGTAAGTATTaaagttaggctccttaattattgaggtgCGTGTAGCCCACAGTAGGtagtatccatatcagttttagaatttggAAAGTGCAGTTACCCTCAGctttgtggcccaacaaattatggctacatcgcgtcaaaatacatgtgctttcgagaagctcaCAGGGAAAGCAAGctctgcagtgcacgtaactcgtcgaaatagccaaaatttgttgagcaccagcgccgaaggtaaccgcgttttccaaattctaaaaactcatattAATGTTATTTATGGTGGGCTACAAGCCTGTCAGcatccaaattctaaaaactcatattAATGTTATTTACGGTGGGCTGCAAGCCTGTCAGCAGTTAATGAGCGTAACGGTAATACAAGTCAACTATCAATATTAGTTAACAAACATTCCAGTAAACACATCTAAGCTGTATTCTGTTGTTCTACATCAttggcaatgctatgccggatAAAGCGCTCCTTAAACTCCAATAGACTATTTTCAGAAGTTGTAtaaagccttaggtgaaacaccctgtttaggtgtttttgtttttaagGACACTCTCGCATATAATAAAACTACACCCCCCTTGATTAGTTGATTGAGGCAACTTATTTACATGCAGGATCCAAGGCTTTTGTACTGCGAGCCATTCAAGTTCCATTTCGACAAGAACCTACGGAAGGTCGAGTTCGATATCAGAGAAATGGTGAGAGCAGCAGGACTCGAATGCATCGAATGCCGCGTCTATGAAACAGAATGGCTCTTCCCCAGCGCGAAGGCATGCGTCGGTAAGTGCACGTTTACATATTACGCTTCCAACGAAAGTTGACGGAGACCTCAGCTGTGCTTCTTGGAAACATCTTGACACCTTAGCACTTTAGCTTGATACAAAAGCGGGACATTTCAAAACTACACAACTACATTGCGCCATTTGTAGACGAGGCTGCCTCACATTGCGAATGCAAAGTAAATCATAATCACAAATAATGAATGCACAGAACAGTGCAGTGAAGCCCTGCTAGGTTTGTGGAATGGAATTTGTTTTCGCGAGCGTTTGAAATTATACGCCACCATATGGTTCGCAGCTGGTTGAATTCAGATTCACTTAGAGCGCATAAATACCCTAGCGCGAACTGTGTTTCTTGATCTCCTGTTGCACGGCCCATGACATTTACAGGTCCACCGTACTATTGATGATACTTATCCGTTAGTAATACTAGTCTCTTGTGGTAATTCCTCGGGGCAATCTCTTACTGAAAATGCGGGGCCGAGGTAATGCGTTGTTACTTGAGCCTCTAATTTACATTTATGCTCCTAATTTATTCGTGTCCGGTTTGCAGTTTGTGACATGATAGCAGACAGTGGGAATGTGCGCGTGATAAACGATTGCCTTGGGCCTAATACTTCAACCGTCTATATGTTACAGATGAGGTACTTGGATCATTTGAGTGGTCCAAACGAGTGCCCCAGTGTGATGTCCCAGCTTTGAAGGCAGAGTGCACACGTCAGCTGCACCGCATCTCGGCGCCCACAAGTCGCGGGTATGGGATGCGGATGACCCTCTACAGTCTACATGCGCGATCGGGCTCGAGTGTTTAGAGGGCACCTTCGTTTCAAGGAGACCTTGTCACATTGTTATTCTGAAAGACGAGGTCTCGAACTAAGCACTATATATAAAACGATGTATGTTTGGTTCCTGAATAAATCACTGATTCATGCCAGCCCTGCGTTGTCTGGTCTTTTTTCTGTAATCGTTGTGATGTTGCTGCCATTTAGGTCTGTCCTAATACCACATTGTGTTTTGAATTTGCTGTTTTTGCGGCTTTACAGTGCGACTTCCTACTATGCCCTCAGTTGCAAAGGGGTCAGGCGGATGCTATTGCAGACAGACTTAGCTTCTTAAGCAAGAAATGGTGCCCATATTTAACAGTAACTGAAAACAAAGTCATAGAACAAACAAGTGCTTTTTGTTTCATATCCTCATCATATCTCTTTTATCTATGAAGTAACGTCCCAAGTAACTAACACACTTTCAAGGCTAACACTGACATCAGTAATGTCACTGGTTAAGTGAGAAAATCAGTAACACATTCGCTTGAAATCAAAGCGACCAATAGATGAAGTCAGTCACTGTGCTTAATATGCTTGTTAAATGTGCTATCCTACGCGTTAATTAAATAAAAGGAGCCATTTTATTTAACCATATACCTAACCATTAGTAGGGACAAGAGGGCAAACACCTAACTAAAGTACGGTCTAAGCGCGCGTTTACCTATGtgaccttgaaaaaaaaacagatgggaAACAAAATGAAGCGGGACTGCCTAAAGGCGATGCCACGAATCAGATTCTACCCACACTTCAAAGCAAAACTGTTTCGACGTCCGACTAGTTCTTTGGCTAGAATTGGACAGAATTAGTCTCGCAATATCGATATCTACGCGCACTCAGCATGAAAtaaatcatttatttatttgtgacgtACATGAGACTTGAAGGCCAAGCAAAAGGGCCAGAACTTTGTGTTCTTTATTCTCTTTCTTTCGTAGATTCAAAATGCTATCATTTATTCTTCTTTAATAACAACTGTTTTTGCATTATTGCTTTGTCGTATTCGGCTACAAACTTGGTACTAAggttcatatttgaacagcgcaataaaacaacgggacacaacgcagaatggacaccacaagcgtgCAGcacttgtggtgtccattcttctttgtgtcccgttgttttattgcgctgttcaaatatgaatcagtaccaactcgcccagttcacAGCCTTAATGATGCTAAGGTTAAATGGCATAGCTATTTTGGCTACTTTAAGCTCAAGCTGCGTCTAGTTTTCAAATTCGCTCAACAACAACCCTACAATGCGTTTCAGTGCCCGACATCACACTCTACCGTTTATCTGACATGCCGCTTGGACATTGTCATCTGGCGGGATTCGGTGTTGCAATAAGGTCCTTACAGCAGTAAAGAATGCGCGTTCTACAGCACATACACATATCCACTTTCCTAGGAATCCATGCAGCGAAGAATTCTTTTCTTCTTGCCGCAAGTGTGAACTCCAGTGCTGATATGTGCTAATTTGAAGTTTTAGCTGTCAAGCCAGTGGAGTAGCGGCAAGATATGGGTAGTGGTCAGCGCCACGCCTCCACCGTGCTTTTCGCGAACGCGCGTCAGCAGAGGCAGGCACGGTACGTTCCATATTTCGTAGTGC includes these proteins:
- the LOC144100988 gene encoding juvenile hormone acid O-methyltransferase-like isoform X1, coding for MYEAFKNYSIKENACALHRIAFLQTPRQDHQHLDIGCGPGAFTRDYLVPRSWPCKNIVAVDKSRQMIEYARQNSDHENITFEIFDFGGQDIEDMIANYGTFDRIYSFLNFQGVKDGRKAYVDLSRLLTPGSGECLIFSGVSNSFTDAWMQMHLMDRWRQVIPDPMSCLSDYHKFMLDNNFGKIESEIRGLVTDAEMETIACHVFESEWPFPNVKTFLESSFNVIPFVQSIPECDIEDAKTDWARLMQASAAKQRSGFTAKMVFYCLHAKSAS
- the LOC144100988 gene encoding uncharacterized protein LOC144100988 isoform X2, with the translated sequence MHYFYCKKSPSELESQVRKLVADAGLNCLDCQVYQRNWEFPDVQTALGVKDGRKAYVDLSRLLTPGSGECLIFSGVSNSFTDAWMQMHLMDRWRQVIPDPMSCLSDYHKFMLDNNFGKIESEIRGLVTDAEMETIACHVFESEWPFPNVKTFLESSFNVIPFVQSIPECDIEDAKTDWARLMQASAAKQRSGFTAKMVFYCLHAKSAS
- the LOC144102176 gene encoding juvenile hormone acid O-methyltransferase-like, which translates into the protein MSTTEESTSYYSRDFIDAKKYASLERHSMQEGANALERITFLQTPKESHQHLDIGCGPGTFTRDYLVPRSLPCKRLVAVDTSPLMIEFAKANSSHDNIMFDVFNFGNQDVEELMAKYGRFDRVYSFLCFHYIKNQLSAYKDLGKVLTPGSGECLVVGAVSAASADSWLQVHLMNRWRDMIPDPRLLYCEPFKFHFDKNLRKVEFDIREMVRAAGLECIECRVYETEWLFPSAKACVDEVLGSFEWSKRVPQCDVPALKAECTRQLHRISAPTSRGYGMRMTLYSLHARSGSSV